The Brachyspira aalborgi genome has a segment encoding these proteins:
- a CDS encoding response regulator → MRILIYESNTKIRESMMAILIMAGYDVVALREKKHILRTLGKRPFSIAVIDIEEDDGEMNNIIEAIYTDDRYKGINIIAHIDETSKEIMTNLLEKGAIGFLLKPFNEKDFLSRFNTIIDKANLKPKKLKYMTTKDFDNSELVFRDDKNNRILHATLTELSAVGLKFIPNDSGINLSGVIDNASIYIGPYTLNLSISIIDKSGEEYSGNFTYVSLFNLKLICKLVHDKHLEKL, encoded by the coding sequence ATGAGAATATTAATTTACGAATCGAATACAAAAATAAGAGAAAGCATGATGGCAATATTAATTATGGCAGGTTACGATGTAGTAGCGTTAAGAGAAAAAAAACATATATTGAGAACGCTCGGGAAAAGACCTTTTTCTATAGCCGTTATCGATATTGAAGAAGATGACGGAGAGATGAATAATATAATTGAAGCAATTTATACTGACGACAGATATAAAGGAATTAATATTATCGCTCATATAGACGAAACAAGTAAAGAAATTATGACAAATTTGCTTGAAAAAGGCGCAATCGGTTTTTTATTAAAGCCTTTCAATGAAAAAGATTTTTTGTCAAGATTTAATACAATAATAGATAAAGCGAATTTAAAACCTAAAAAATTAAAATATATGACAACAAAAGATTTTGACAATTCCGAGTTGGTTTTTAGAGACGATAAAAATAACAGAATTCTCCATGCGACATTAACCGAATTATCGGCAGTCGGATTGAAATTTATTCCTAATGATAGCGGTATAAATTTAAGCGGAGTAATTGACAACGCTTCAATATATATAGGACCTTATACTTTAAATTTATCTATAAGCATAATCGATAAAAGCGGAGAAGAATACAGCGGAAATTTCACTTATGTATCTTTATTCAATTTAAAATTAATATGCAAATTGGTTCATGATAAACATTTAGAAAAATTATAA
- a CDS encoding GIY-YIG nuclease family protein, with amino-acid sequence MNNYFVYIILCENDSFYTGITNDLIKRFDKHKRRKGANYTKMHKPLKYISVWEVENINLALKIEYYIKTKSKNIKTLFIENNKLLKKYFNEEKKQNIKIKSMNKNKLNKINKILNEENKK; translated from the coding sequence ATGAATAATTATTTTGTATATATAATTTTATGCGAAAACGATTCTTTTTATACGGGAATCACAAACGATTTGATAAAGAGATTTGATAAACATAAAAGAAGAAAGGGAGCGAATTATACTAAAATGCATAAACCTTTAAAATATATTTCAGTTTGGGAAGTTGAAAATATTAATTTGGCTTTGAAAATAGAATATTATATAAAAACAAAATCTAAAAATATAAAAACTTTATTTATAGAAAATAATAAATTATTGAAAAAATATTTTAACGAAGAGAAAAAACAAAATATTAAAATAAAAAGTATGAATAAAAATAAATTGAATAAAATAAATAAAATCTTAAACGAAGAGAATAAAAAATAA
- a CDS encoding cytidylyltransferase domain-containing protein: MKKIIIILASRIGSTRLPKKALKPMANCDSMLELIIKRLRSSKKAHNIVVATEEKSYNEFKNIFEKLKCDYFIGSENDVLDRYTKASEKFKADIIVRATGDNPLVSVKALDMIVDYHIKNNADLSYYDALPYGSGVEVINYQALKYANDNSKYMHEHEHITQFHYRNSDKFKIENPKVSEELAMPELRTTVDTIEDYKNICALFEKYNNDIYIDIDTIIKDIRENE; encoded by the coding sequence ATGAAAAAAATTATTATTATCCTTGCTTCAAGAATCGGCTCTACAAGACTTCCAAAAAAGGCTTTGAAACCTATGGCAAATTGCGATTCCATGCTTGAGCTTATTATAAAGAGATTAAGAAGTTCTAAAAAAGCGCATAATATTGTCGTGGCAACTGAAGAAAAATCTTATAATGAATTTAAAAATATTTTTGAAAAACTAAAATGCGATTATTTTATCGGAAGCGAAAACGATGTTTTAGATAGATATACTAAAGCCTCTGAAAAATTCAAGGCGGATATTATAGTGAGAGCTACGGGAGATAATCCTCTTGTCAGCGTGAAAGCTTTGGATATGATTGTCGATTATCATATAAAAAATAATGCCGATTTAAGCTATTATGATGCGCTTCCTTATGGCAGCGGAGTCGAAGTTATAAATTATCAAGCTTTGAAATATGCAAACGATAATTCAAAATATATGCACGAGCATGAACATATTACTCAATTTCATTATAGAAACTCGGATAAATTTAAAATTGAAAATCCGAAAGTAAGCGAAGAGTTAGCAATGCCAGAATTAAGAACAACGGTAGACACGATTGAAGATTATAAAAATATTTGTGCTTTATTTGAAAAATATAATAATGATATTTATATTGATATTGATACAATTATAAAAGATATAAGAGAAAATGAATAA
- the truB gene encoding tRNA pseudouridine(55) synthase TruB, which produces MKGFLIANKPAGITSFDVIKKLKPILKEKKIGHVGTLDPFAKGVLILAFGRYTKLFFLFDDMPKEYMAVGVFGESRDTDDINGNILKVADKKNILSFAELENIIKKNFHGNIIQKPPIFSAKRINGQRAYNMARENIDFEIKSVNVCVNDIELLEYNYPFFKIKTSVSKGTYIRAIIRDIGEITGNFAYTKELIRMAIGDFSLDKASDLNNISSKNILSFFDMFKNIDKKIIENEKTIKQILCGNTKMIENFDFTYIKNKYLALIDKNNNLIALIEKENINGKNIFAFINS; this is translated from the coding sequence ATGAAAGGATTTTTAATAGCAAATAAACCCGCGGGCATAACTTCTTTTGATGTAATAAAAAAATTAAAACCGATTTTAAAAGAAAAGAAAATTGGACATGTGGGAACTTTAGACCCTTTTGCTAAAGGAGTTTTAATTTTGGCTTTTGGAAGATATACGAAATTATTTTTTTTATTTGACGATATGCCTAAAGAATATATGGCGGTTGGAGTTTTTGGAGAAAGCAGAGATACGGACGATATTAACGGAAATATTTTAAAAGTTGCAGATAAAAAAAATATTTTAAGTTTTGCCGAACTTGAAAATATTATTAAGAAAAATTTTCACGGAAATATAATTCAAAAACCGCCGATTTTCAGCGCAAAAAGAATAAACGGACAGCGAGCCTACAATATGGCGAGAGAAAATATTGATTTTGAAATTAAAAGCGTCAATGTTTGCGTAAACGATATAGAATTATTGGAATATAATTATCCTTTTTTTAAAATTAAAACTTCGGTTAGCAAGGGAACTTATATAAGAGCGATTATAAGAGATATTGGCGAGATAACGGGAAATTTTGCTTATACAAAAGAATTAATTAGAATGGCAATCGGAGATTTTAGTTTAGATAAAGCAAGCGATTTAAATAATATTTCAAGTAAAAATATATTGTCTTTTTTTGATATGTTTAAAAATATTGATAAAAAAATTATAGAAAACGAAAAAACTATAAAACAAATTCTTTGCGGAAATACAAAAATGATTGAGAATTTTGATTTTACTTATATAAAGAATAAATATTTAGCTTTGATTGATAAAAATAATAATTTAATCGCGTTAATAGAAAAAGAAAATATAAACGGAAAAAATATATTTGCATTTATTAATTCGTAA
- a CDS encoding TatD family hydrolase, which produces MIDSHCHLTLISKKSKELIEVIQRANQSGILYFVDIGVHPSDIDERMFILSEAEGVFLSIGYYPDYAKENNEHTIKAFELKIKTLNKNKLKKKSVYAVGEIGLDYYHNSENKKEQREFFSSLCEVAKRVELPILIHSRDAFKDTFQILKEADIPKRGLFHCFSGNVEEAKIALDLGYTLSFSGAVTYLKNDFIREAAKYVPKDMFTIETDAPYLTPQKVRGRANEPSFIPYTVEVLAEARKENKEDIMRAALENAVRVLELPINLL; this is translated from the coding sequence ATGATAGACAGCCATTGCCATCTAACATTAATATCAAAAAAGAGTAAAGAGTTAATAGAAGTTATACAAAGAGCGAATCAATCTGGAATATTATATTTTGTCGATATCGGAGTTCATCCAAGCGATATAGACGAGAGAATGTTTATATTGTCAGAAGCGGAAGGAGTCTTTTTAAGCATAGGATATTATCCCGATTATGCGAAAGAAAATAACGAGCATACTATAAAAGCGTTTGAATTAAAAATAAAAACTTTGAATAAAAATAAATTAAAGAAAAAATCCGTTTACGCTGTCGGAGAGATTGGACTCGATTATTATCACAATTCGGAAAATAAAAAAGAGCAGAGAGAATTTTTTAGTAGTTTATGCGAAGTTGCAAAAAGAGTGGAATTGCCAATTTTGATTCATAGCAGAGATGCGTTTAAAGACACATTTCAAATCTTAAAAGAAGCCGATATTCCAAAAAGAGGATTATTCCATTGTTTCAGCGGAAATGTCGAAGAGGCTAAAATCGCATTGGATTTGGGCTACACTCTTTCTTTTTCGGGAGCGGTGACTTATCTTAAAAACGATTTTATAAGAGAAGCTGCAAAATATGTTCCAAAAGATATGTTTACTATAGAAACGGACGCTCCTTATTTAACGCCGCAAAAAGTAAGAGGACGCGCAAACGAACCTTCTTTTATACCTTATACTGTTGAAGTTTTAGCCGAAGCGCGAAAAGAAAATAAAGAAGATATTATGAGAGCGGCTTTAGAAAATGCGGTTAGAGTTTTAGAATTGCCTATAAATTTATTATAA
- a CDS encoding HIT domain-containing protein yields MQNNNYDKDCIFCKIINGEIPSKFIKENEYCVVFADLHPKAKVHLLVVPKKHFKDIMKTEEFYINKIFETIKKVAKEKNLSSFRIINNCGKGAGQSVFHVHFHVLSGDNLKE; encoded by the coding sequence ATGCAAAATAATAATTACGATAAAGACTGCATTTTTTGTAAAATAATAAACGGAGAAATTCCTTCAAAATTTATAAAAGAAAATGAATATTGCGTTGTATTTGCAGATTTGCATCCGAAGGCGAAAGTTCATTTATTGGTTGTTCCTAAAAAACATTTTAAAGATATTATGAAAACGGAAGAATTTTATATAAATAAAATTTTTGAAACTATAAAAAAAGTCGCTAAAGAGAAAAATTTATCGTCTTTTAGAATAATAAATAATTGCGGAAAGGGTGCGGGACAATCTGTTTTTCATGTTCATTTTCATGTTCTTTCGGGCGATAATTTAAAAGAATAA
- a CDS encoding tetratricopeptide repeat protein: MSENNNDIKSLSKLAEKCIKDKNFEEAKNYYKTILENEPENLEALYIVGFLCMKNNLYEDSLEYFNRFINIKNDNPFVYEYMGIMDETNRTEYFNKAIEINDNIKTVRKDYSRYIYIAFKSYQWGEYDISLNYTNYIYNARQINTIANLLGCIYYKKGDYDKALSLFHDLNFIYEKNNVYVLCNIASCYRKKNSNNMAIRYLEKAKEIDDNNKLIYYNIASIYGDLGDKKLALENINKALSIDNDYNDAIKLKEYINNLD; encoded by the coding sequence ATGAGCGAAAATAATAACGATATAAAATCTTTATCAAAACTTGCAGAAAAATGCATTAAAGATAAAAATTTTGAAGAAGCAAAAAATTATTATAAAACTATATTGGAAAACGAACCTGAAAATTTAGAGGCTTTATATATCGTAGGTTTTTTATGCATGAAAAATAATTTATACGAAGACTCTTTAGAATATTTTAATAGATTTATAAATATTAAAAATGATAATCCTTTTGTTTACGAATATATGGGAATAATGGACGAAACGAACAGAACGGAATATTTTAATAAAGCTATTGAAATTAACGACAATATTAAAACGGTAAGAAAAGATTATTCAAGATATATTTATATAGCTTTTAAGTCTTATCAATGGGGAGAATACGATATATCTTTAAATTACACGAATTATATTTATAATGCAAGACAAATAAACACAATCGCTAATCTGCTCGGATGCATTTATTATAAGAAAGGCGATTACGATAAAGCGCTTTCTTTATTTCATGATTTAAATTTTATTTACGAAAAAAATAATGTTTATGTTTTATGCAATATAGCTTCATGCTACAGAAAGAAAAATAGCAATAATATGGCGATTAGATATTTAGAAAAAGCAAAAGAAATAGACGATAATAACAAATTAATATATTATAATATAGCTTCAATATACGGCGATTTGGGAGATAAAAAATTAGCTTTAGAAAATATCAATAAAGCTTTATCAATCGATAACGATTATAATGACGCTATTAAATTAAAAGAATATATAAATAATTTGGATTAA
- the tgt gene encoding tRNA guanosine(34) transglycosylase Tgt, producing the protein MSFSFKVLKSSSSTLARLGKIEINGIEIDTPVFMPVGTKATVKALTPAMIEESESKIILANTYHLILKPSLEVIKKFGGVKKFMAWKGAMLTDSGGFQVFSLAKLRNINDNGVEFNSHIDGTKYFFTPKSVIEAEHIIGADFIMCLDECSKHDEGYKYVKEAMERTHKWAKECKEYHDNSQNREWQYLGGIIQGGMFDDLRKISAETLTEMNFPFYAIGGLSVGETPEKMHEVLSKVMPYTNKEKPRYLMGVSEPRDILNSVMEGIDMFDCVMPTRNARNGEAFTMDGIIRIRNSKYRMDDAVLEKECDCYTCKNFSKAYLNHLDKTHEILFSILMTIHNIRFMQRFMHDLRLSIENDNFSDYRNNMMKKFYKIN; encoded by the coding sequence ATGTCTTTTTCTTTTAAGGTTTTAAAATCGTCTTCTTCTACTTTAGCAAGACTTGGAAAAATAGAAATTAATGGAATTGAAATAGACACTCCCGTTTTTATGCCCGTTGGAACTAAAGCTACAGTAAAGGCATTAACTCCCGCTATGATAGAAGAGAGCGAAAGTAAAATAATACTTGCAAATACTTATCATTTGATTCTTAAACCTAGTTTAGAAGTTATAAAAAAATTCGGCGGAGTTAAAAAATTTATGGCTTGGAAAGGAGCTATGCTAACCGATTCGGGCGGATTTCAAGTTTTTTCTTTGGCAAAATTAAGAAATATAAACGATAACGGAGTGGAATTTAATTCTCATATAGACGGAACTAAATATTTTTTTACTCCAAAATCTGTAATTGAAGCGGAACATATAATCGGAGCTGATTTTATAATGTGCCTTGACGAATGCTCAAAACATGACGAGGGTTATAAATATGTTAAAGAAGCTATGGAGCGAACTCATAAATGGGCAAAAGAATGCAAAGAATATCATGATAATTCTCAAAATAGAGAATGGCAATATTTAGGAGGAATAATTCAAGGCGGAATGTTTGACGATTTAAGAAAAATAAGCGCGGAAACTTTAACTGAAATGAATTTTCCTTTTTATGCAATCGGCGGGCTTTCGGTTGGCGAAACTCCCGAAAAAATGCATGAAGTTTTATCAAAAGTTATGCCTTATACAAATAAAGAAAAACCAAGATATTTAATGGGCGTGAGCGAACCAAGAGATATTTTAAATTCGGTTATGGAAGGAATAGATATGTTCGATTGCGTAATGCCTACTCGAAACGCAAGAAACGGAGAGGCTTTTACTATGGATGGAATTATAAGAATAAGAAATTCAAAATACAGAATGGACGATGCCGTTTTAGAGAAAGAATGCGATTGTTATACTTGTAAAAATTTTTCAAAAGCATATTTAAATCATTTGGATAAAACGCATGAAATTCTTTTTTCAATTTTAATGACTATTCATAATATTAGATTTATGCAAAGATTTATGCATGATTTAAGACTTTCTATAGAAAATGATAATTTTTCCGACTATAGAAATAATATGATGAAAAAATTTTATAAAATAAATTAG
- the feoB gene encoding ferrous iron transport protein B: MKLTELEIEEGFVVDKVATEGEIRQRIIEMGFTPGAKGWIVRKAPLGDPIEVHIMDYEISLRNSEAKGIEVSKSEVEIKKDRILKSSDTKKEKLELDSNLIENREDIYKKTKVPSNNTKLKVAIAGNPNCGKTTIFNALTGANYKVANYPGVTVERREKDMVYNGYTYDLIDLPGVYSLSAYSQDEVVACDVLLNEKPDFIIDVIDATNLERNLYLTLQLIELGIPIVCVLNMYEFAEKDGIKINEKSLTELLKLPVLKIYGSKYESVLLILDKIEDMYKSGNKLDKDAAMQYGETVEKSIKTITDNMQGDLSDLHKRWLAIKTLEKDERAIHSIRRECSNGGEVIETVNKEIIKLESSENAKSDSIMADKRYSYIRGALQEAVKKDNIRAFNFTEAADVVFLNKWLGIPIFLAVIWLIFYATFTLGAYPQGWIESGLGLLSDAVGGLLPEGSLIQSLVVDGIIGGVGAILSFFPLVLILFVGISFLEDCGYMARAAFLMDKVMHRLGLHGQSFIPLFLGFGCSIPATMAARTLRNKKDRIVTVLITTFMSCGARVPVFVLFTAAFFPNNAPTVMFSIYIIGVIIGFIVAFVLRKALFKGEETPFVMELPPYRVPRAKAILRHMFDRGWMYIKKAGTYVFAASVIIWALMTFPQYEPNEQEEVSLREQAISIASEQGLDIEDEEVINTEYERLLSAETLEKTYGGQIGKFVEPVMKPLGFDWRIGIALVAGGAAKEVLVSTIAQIKAIEFDEEDTSTLEESLQNDPVFNHWIKAYTLMLFVLLYFPCFAAIGVMGAEIGNKWIPFIVVYTLAVAWIVSFVFYQIAGRIAGII; the protein is encoded by the coding sequence ATGAAGTTAACCGAACTAGAAATAGAAGAAGGTTTTGTGGTAGATAAAGTCGCCACCGAAGGAGAAATTAGGCAAAGGATTATCGAGATGGGTTTTACGCCAGGAGCTAAAGGATGGATTGTCAGAAAAGCGCCACTCGGAGACCCGATTGAAGTTCATATAATGGACTATGAAATATCTTTAAGAAATTCCGAAGCTAAAGGAATCGAAGTTTCAAAATCGGAGGTAGAAATTAAAAAAGATAGAATTTTAAAATCTTCCGATACGAAAAAAGAAAAATTAGAATTAGATTCTAATTTAATTGAAAACAGAGAAGATATTTACAAAAAAACTAAAGTTCCTTCAAATAACACAAAATTAAAAGTGGCTATAGCGGGAAATCCAAACTGCGGAAAAACAACAATATTCAACGCTCTTACAGGAGCAAATTATAAAGTCGCAAATTATCCAGGCGTTACAGTCGAAAGAAGAGAAAAAGATATGGTTTATAACGGCTATACTTACGATTTGATTGACTTGCCAGGAGTTTATAGTTTAAGCGCTTACTCTCAAGATGAAGTTGTTGCCTGCGATGTTTTATTAAACGAGAAGCCCGATTTTATAATCGATGTTATAGACGCTACGAATTTAGAAAGAAATCTTTATTTGACTTTACAACTTATTGAATTAGGAATTCCTATTGTATGCGTTCTTAATATGTATGAGTTTGCCGAAAAAGACGGAATCAAAATAAATGAAAAATCTCTTACAGAACTTTTAAAATTGCCCGTTTTAAAAATTTACGGAAGCAAATACGAAAGCGTTTTACTAATTTTAGATAAAATAGAAGATATGTATAAATCGGGAAATAAATTGGATAAAGACGCGGCGATGCAATACGGCGAGACGGTAGAAAAATCGATTAAAACGATAACCGACAATATGCAAGGAGATTTAAGCGATTTGCATAAAAGATGGCTTGCTATTAAAACTTTGGAAAAAGACGAAAGAGCGATTCATTCGATAAGAAGAGAATGCTCAAACGGCGGAGAGGTAATAGAAACGGTTAATAAAGAAATAATAAAATTAGAATCTTCCGAAAATGCAAAATCAGATTCGATTATGGCGGATAAAAGATATTCTTATATAAGAGGAGCTTTGCAAGAGGCGGTTAAAAAAGACAATATAAGAGCGTTTAATTTTACAGAAGCGGCGGATGTGGTATTCTTAAATAAATGGCTTGGAATTCCTATATTTTTAGCGGTTATTTGGCTAATATTTTACGCCACATTTACTCTCGGCGCTTATCCTCAAGGATGGATAGAAAGCGGACTCGGTTTATTATCCGATGCAGTCGGAGGATTATTGCCAGAAGGAAGTTTAATTCAGTCTTTGGTTGTTGACGGAATTATAGGAGGCGTTGGAGCGATTTTGTCATTCTTCCCTTTAGTGCTTATATTGTTTGTAGGAATTTCATTTTTAGAAGATTGCGGTTATATGGCAAGAGCGGCTTTTTTAATGGATAAAGTGATGCATAGATTGGGTTTGCATGGGCAATCGTTTATTCCTTTATTTTTAGGTTTCGGTTGTAGCATTCCCGCGACAATGGCGGCAAGAACTTTGAGAAATAAAAAAGACAGAATAGTAACCGTTTTAATAACTACATTTATGAGTTGTGGCGCAAGAGTTCCCGTATTCGTTTTATTTACGGCGGCTTTCTTTCCAAATAATGCTCCTACGGTTATGTTTAGTATCTATATAATCGGCGTTATAATCGGCTTTATAGTGGCGTTTGTATTGAGAAAAGCTTTATTTAAGGGAGAAGAAACTCCTTTTGTTATGGAACTTCCTCCTTATAGAGTGCCAAGAGCGAAAGCTATTTTAAGGCATATGTTTGATAGAGGTTGGATGTATATAAAGAAAGCGGGAACTTATGTATTTGCAGCGTCAGTAATAATATGGGCGCTTATGACTTTCCCTCAATATGAGCCAAACGAACAGGAAGAAGTTTCATTAAGAGAACAAGCGATTTCTATAGCGTCCGAACAAGGATTAGATATTGAAGACGAAGAAGTTATTAATACGGAATACGAAAGATTATTATCGGCTGAAACTTTAGAAAAAACCTACGGAGGACAAATAGGAAAATTCGTTGAACCTGTTATGAAACCTTTAGGATTCGATTGGAGAATAGGAATAGCTTTGGTTGCGGGAGGCGCGGCTAAAGAAGTCTTGGTTTCAACTATAGCACAAATTAAGGCTATAGAGTTTGACGAAGAAGACACTTCAACTTTAGAGGAATCTCTCCAAAACGACCCCGTATTTAATCATTGGATAAAAGCATATACTTTAATGTTATTCGTTTTGCTTTATTTCCCTTGCTTTGCGGCAATCGGAGTTATGGGAGCGGAGATTGGCAATAAATGGATACCGTTTATTGTAGTTTATACTCTCGCTGTGGCTTGGATTGTAAGTTTTGTATTCTATCAAATAGCGGGAAGGATAGCAGGGATTATATAA
- a CDS encoding ankyrin repeat domain-containing protein, whose protein sequence is MFKNIRIDNSSNIHTACLYGDLRKIREFLNSGININSKDFGNKTPLMYAAEDGATEIIDYLLKNGANINDIDIRGDSSLIIALKNNNIKAAKFLIERGADLSIINEEDKTALTIAKDIDSKEIIELINIKTN, encoded by the coding sequence ATGTTTAAGAATATAAGAATAGACAATTCAAGCAATATACATACGGCTTGTTTATACGGCGATTTAAGAAAGATTAGAGAATTTTTAAACTCGGGAATAAATATCAACTCAAAAGATTTTGGCAATAAAACTCCTTTAATGTATGCCGCAGAAGACGGAGCGACTGAAATAATAGATTATTTGCTTAAAAACGGAGCGAATATTAACGACATAGATATTAGAGGAGACAGTTCTTTAATAATAGCTTTGAAAAATAATAATATAAAAGCCGCTAAATTTCTTATAGAAAGAGGAGCGGATTTATCTATAATAAACGAAGAAGATAAAACCGCCCTAACTATCGCAAAAGATATTGACTCTAAAGAGATTATAGAATTAATTAATATAAAAACTAATTAA
- a CDS encoding DUF2271 domain-containing protein has protein sequence MKKILITIFALFITASFEYAQNRKTVQINFDYTKRGGFASNQIAVWVEDAKGNYIKTIYITDFTGRREGWKKREYSLSNWQRKANAINMNQDEIDAVSEATPKEGNINIIWDCKDNNGNFVRDGNYKIVVEATIYQDNNVLYTAEINIGDKANSKIAIPKYSKTGAKDIDIIKNVKVSFNP, from the coding sequence ATGAAGAAAATTCTTATTACAATATTTGCTTTATTTATAACGGCGTCTTTTGAATACGCTCAAAATAGAAAAACTGTGCAAATTAATTTTGATTATACAAAAAGAGGCGGATTTGCAAGCAATCAAATAGCCGTTTGGGTTGAGGATGCGAAAGGAAATTATATTAAAACGATTTATATAACCGATTTTACGGGAAGGAGAGAAGGTTGGAAAAAAAGAGAATATTCTTTATCGAATTGGCAGAGAAAAGCAAACGCTATTAATATGAATCAGGATGAAATAGACGCTGTATCTGAAGCGACTCCAAAAGAAGGAAATATAAATATAATTTGGGATTGCAAAGATAATAACGGAAATTTTGTAAGAGATGGAAATTATAAAATAGTAGTGGAAGCTACGATATATCAAGATAATAATGTTTTATATACCGCAGAAATAAATATAGGAGATAAAGCAAATTCTAAAATTGCTATACCTAAATATTCAAAAACTGGCGCTAAAGATATAGATATAATAAAAAATGTAAAAGTGAGTTTTAATCCTTAA
- the ahpC gene encoding alkyl hydroperoxide reductase subunit C produces the protein MSSLINQRLIDFKVQAYQNGEFKEVSKSDVLGKWSVFFFYPADFTFVCPTELGDLADTYDEFKKINCEIYSVSEDTHFVHKAWADASDTIKKIKYPMLGDPTGILARFFGVLVEDAGQALRGSFIVSPQGEIKAYEIHDMGIGRDANELLRKVQAAQYVAEHGGEVCPAKWKPGSKTLKPGIDLVGKI, from the coding sequence ATGAGTTCATTAATAAATCAAAGACTTATCGATTTTAAAGTTCAAGCTTACCAAAATGGAGAGTTTAAAGAAGTTTCAAAAAGCGATGTATTGGGTAAATGGAGCGTATTCTTCTTTTATCCTGCAGACTTTACTTTTGTATGTCCTACGGAATTGGGCGATTTAGCGGACACTTATGACGAGTTCAAAAAAATTAACTGCGAAATCTATTCCGTTTCAGAAGACACTCATTTCGTTCATAAAGCTTGGGCGGACGCTTCGGACACAATCAAAAAAATTAAATATCCAATGCTTGGCGACCCTACGGGAATATTGGCAAGATTTTTTGGAGTATTGGTTGAAGACGCTGGACAGGCTTTAAGAGGAAGCTTTATAGTTAGTCCTCAAGGAGAAATTAAAGCTTACGAAATTCACGACATGGGAATAGGAAGAGACGCTAACGAATTATTAAGAAAAGTTCAAGCGGCTCAATATGTTGCCGAACATGGCGGAGAAGTTTGTCCTGCAAAATGGAAACCAGGCTCTAAAACTCTAAAACCAGGAATCGATTTGGTTGGAAAAATCTAA